In the Clostridium sp. 'White wine YQ' genome, TGGAGGAACAGCTGGACATGTAACTCCGAATCTTGCATTGGTGCCCAAACTTAAACAAAAAGGTTTTGAGATAAAGTATATAGGAAGTAAAGATGGAATAGAAAAGGAGATAATTGAGAAGGAAAAAATACAATATTATTCAATTAGTTCTGGAAAATTAAGAAGATATTTTGATTTTAAAAATTTTTCTGATCCTTTCAAAGTAGCTAAAGGGTTGATTGAGGCATTGAGAATATTATCTAAAGAAAAACCTAATGTAGTATTTTCAAAGGGAGGATTTGTTGCTGTTCCAGTTGTAATGGCAGCAACCATAAAAAAGATTCCGGTTGTTGCTCATGAATCTGATATTACACCGGGACTTGCTAATAAATTAAGTGCTCCATTTTGTAATAAATTATGTGTTACATTTCCAGAAAGCTTAAATTATGTGAAGAATAATAAGGGTGTGCTTACAGGTTCTCCCATAAGAGACGATATAATAAATGGAGATATTGTAAAAGGAAAAGAGATTGCTGGATTTAAAACCAATAAACCTATAATATTGGTAATGGGAGGAAGCTTAGGATCTAAGGTTATTAATGATGCACTAAGAGAAAAATTAGTTGAATTATTAAAAGAGTTTAACATTATTCATATATGCGGTAAAGGAAACTTTGATAAGTCACTAGATAAAGTTGAAGGTTATGCTCAATTTGAGTATGTATCTAATGAGCTATCTCACCTAATGAAGAGCTCAGATTATGTAGTTTCAAGAGCTGGGTCTAACTCCATATTTGAATTTTTATCACTTCAAAAACCTATGTTATTAATTCCATTATCAAAGAAAGCCAGTAGGGGAGATCAAATTTTAAATGCTAATTCTTTTAAAAAAGAAGGGTTTTGCTTAGTGCTTGAAGAGGAAAACTTAAATAAAGATACCCTTTTTGAATCAATTCAGAGGTTGAAAAAAGAGGGAGATGTTCTTAAGAATGCTATGAGAAAAAGTAGCATGAGTAATGGTGTAGAAGCAATAATAAATGTAATAATGGATAACATGAAAAAATAATTGCTAGACAAATTGATTAATTTGTCTAAAAATTGAGAAAATTTAAAGAAAAACGAGTATTCCTATAAAAATATGAAATAAAGTTAAATTATTGAGCAATTTGTAGAAATTTAGGCAGAGGGTTGGTAAAATGAAGCTAGACTAGTATAAACGCTTAATATTTCTTTTAATATGAAACTTGCAAAATATTTTCCATGATATATAATTAGTATTGTGAGTTTCCATGTGGGAAATAAGCTTAAACAAACGAATTGTTAATTATTTAACAAAACGAGGTGCTTTATATGAAAAAAGTGAGTATCATTTATTGGAGTAATGGCGGAAATGTTGAAGTTTTAGCAAATGCTATTACTGAAGGTGCTAAAGAAGCTGGAGCTGAAGTGTTAATAAAGCATGTTGCAGATGCAAAAGTTTCTGATATAACAGAAGCAGACAGTGTTGCTTTAGGAAGTCCTTCTATGGATAACAACAGAATAGAGCAAAAGGAAATGGAACCTTTTGTGAATGAATTTAAATTATTACCTAATGGTAATAAAAAACTTGTCTTATTTGGTTCGTATGGATGGGATAATGGCGCATTTATGCAAGAATGGTCTAATAGAATGAAATCTTATGATTTTAATGTTATTGGAGAACTTGCAGTAAAAGAGTCACCAGATCAAGATGAATTAGATTTAGCAAAGGAATTCGGTAGAAAACTAGCCGAATAGAAAAAAGTTTTTTCTATGTTTCTAAAAAAATATTATGTTTAGAAACATAATAAAATAAATCATTTTACCATTTAGAAAGAGGGGTCAACAAAATGAGAAAAATGAAAACTATGGATGGTAATACTGCAGCAGCTCATATAGCATATGCATTTACTGAAGTTTCTGCAATATATCCAATCACACCATCATCACCTATGGCAGAACATGTTGATGAATGGGTAGCACAAGGAAGAAAGAACATATTTGGACAACCTGTAAGAGTTATGGAAATGCAATCAGAGGCTGGAGCAGCTGGAGCAGTTCATGGTTCATTACAAGCTGGAGCATTAACAACTACATTCACTGCTTCTCAAGGTTTATTATTAATGATACCAAACATGTATAAAATCGCTGGAGAAATGTTACCAGGAGTTTTACATGTATCAGCTAGAGCATTAGCTACATCATCATTAAACATATTTGGTGACCACCAAGATGTTATGGCTGCAAGACAAACTGGTTTTGCAATGTTAGCTGAAGGTTCAGTACAAGAAGTTATGGATTTAGCAGCAGTAGCTCATTTAACTGCTATTAAAACAAGAATTCCATTCTTAAACTTCTTCGATGGTTTCAGAACTTCTCATGAAATTCAAAAAATTGAAGTTTTAGAATATGATGAATTATCTAAATTAGTTGACTGGAATGCTATAAAAGCATTTAGAGAAAGAGCATTAAATCCAAATCACCCAGTTACTAGAGGAACAGCTCAAAATGCAGATATCTACTTCCAAGAAAGAGAATCTGTAAATAAATTCTATGATGCATTACCAGAAACAGTTGAAAGCTACATGGCTGAAATTACTAAATTAACTGGTAGAGAATATCACTGCTTCGATTACTATGGTGCACCAGATGCAGATAGAGTAATAGTTGCTATGGGTTCTGCAACAGATGTATGTGAAGAAACTGTTGATTACTTAAATGCAAACGGACAAAAAGTCGGTGTTGTTAAAGTAAGATTATTTAGACCATTCTCAAATGAAAGATTATTAAAAGCTATCCCATCTACTGTTAAGAAGATAGCTGTATTAGATAGAACAAAAGAACCAGGATCTGCTGGTGAACCATTATACTTAGATGTAAGAAATGCATTCTTTGGACAAGCTGATGCTCCATTAGTTGTAGGTGGAAGATTCGGTTTAGGTTCAAAAGATCCAAATCCAGGACATATTGCTGCAGTTTATGCTAACTTAGCACAAGATGCACCTAAAAATGGATTTACTATAGGTATTGTTGATGATGTTACAAACACTTCCTTAAATGTTACTGAAGATATAGATGCTACTCCAGCTGGAACTTCAGCTTGTAAGTTCTGGGGATTAGGATCAGATGGTACTGTTGGAGCAAACAAGAGTGCAATCAAAATTATTGGAGACCATACAGACATGTATGCTCAAGGATACTTCTTCTATGATTCAAAGAAATCAGGTGGAATTACAGTATCTCACTTAAGATTTGGTAAGAAGGCTATTAAATCACCATATTTAATAAACAAAGCAGACTTTGTTTCATGTTCTAACCAATCTTATGTTCATAAGTACAATGTACTTGATGGATTAAAACCAGGTTCAACTTTCTTATTAAACACTATCTGGACTCCAGAAGAGTTAGAAGAAAAATTACCTGCATCATATAAGAGATTTATTGCTAACAACAACATTAAGTTCTACACTTTAAATGCTGTTGGAATAGCTCAAGAAATAGGTCTTGGTGGAAGAATCAACATGATAATGCAATCAGCTTTCTTCAAGTTAGCTAACATTATCCCAGTTGAAGATGCAGTTAAATACCTAAAAGATGCTGTTGTAACTTCTTATGGTAAGAAGGGTGAAAAAGTTGTTAACATGAACAACGCAGCTATCGATAGAGGTATCGAATCAATGGTTGAAATTAAAATACCAGAAGCTTGGAAAACAGCTGTAGATGAAGAAGTTGTTGATACTAAGAAGAAATCAGACTTCGTTAAGAATATAGTTATTCCAATGAACAGATTAGAAGGAGATTCACTTCCAGTTTCAACATTTGTAGGAATGGAAGATGGTACATTCGAACAAGGTACTGCAGCTTTCGAAAAGAGAGGAATTGCTGTAAATGTTCCTGAATGGCAAGCAGATAAATGTATTCAATGTAACCAATGTTCATTTGTATGTCCTCATGCTGTAATAAGACCATTCTTATTAACAGATGCTGAAAAAGCAGCAGCACCAGAAGGATTAAAATTAGTTCCTGCTAAGGCATTAAAGACAGAGGAACCACTAAGCTACACTATGGCAGTAAGTCCATTAGATTGTTCAGGTTGTGGAAACTGTGCTCAAGTATGTCCAGCTCCAGGAAAAGCATTAATCATGAAACCACAAGAATCACAACACGTTGAGATTCCAAACTGGGATTATGTAACTGAAAAGGTAGCTCCAAAAGCTAACCCAATGAATAAATTAACATTAAAAGGTAGCCAATTTGAACAACCATTACTTGAGTTCTCAGGTGCTTGTGCAGGTTGTGGAGAAACTCCATATGCTAAGCTTATAACTCAATTATTTGGTGATAGAATGATGATATCTAATGCTACTGGATGTTCTTCAATTTGGGGAGGATCTGCTCCTTCAACTCCATATACTGTAAACCACAATGGACATGGTCCAGCATGGGCAAATTCATTATTCGAAGATAATGCTGAATATGGATTAGGTATGTTCTTAGGAGTTAAAGCTATAAGAGATAGAATAGCTGAAAAAGCTCAAGCTGCTATAGCTGCAGGAGACTCAGCAAAAGCTGAATTACAAGATTGGTTAGATAATATGAACGAAGGTGCTGGAACAAGAGATAGAGCTGAAAGATTAACTGCTGCTCTAGAAAAATCTGGTACTGAAATTGCTAAAGAAATATTATCAGAAAAAGACTACTTCGTTAAGAGATCTCAATGGATCTTCGGAGGAGACGGATGGGCATACGATATCGGATACGGTGGAGTTGACCACGTACTTGCTTCAGGAGAAGATGTAAATATATTCGTATTTGATACTGAAGTTTACTCAAATACAGGTGGACAATCTTCAAAATCTACACCAACTGCTGCAATAGCTAAATTTGCTGCAAGTGGTAAGAAGACTAAGAAGAAAGACCTTGGAATGATGGCTATGACATATGGTTATGTATATGTAGCTCAAGTTAATATGGGAGCAGATAAGAACCAAGTTCTTAAAGCTATTGCAGAAGCAGAAGCTTATAAGGGACCATCATTAATCATAGGTTATGCACCATGTATCAATCATGGATTAAAAATAGGAATGGGTAACAGCCAAGAAGAAGCTAAGAGAGCAACTGCTTGTGGATACTGGTCAATGTACAGATACAATCCATTAGTAAAAGAACAAGGAAAGAACCCATTCACATTAGATTCTAAAGAACCAACAGCTGACTTTAAAGAATTCTTAATGGGAGAAGTTAGATACTCTTCACTTGCTAAGGCATTCCCAGAAGCTGCAGATGCATTATTTGAAAAGACATACAAAGATGCAATGGAAAGATTAGAAGGTTACAAGAAATTAGCTAACCAATAATTATATGTAAATTAAAAGAGATGGATTTATTCCATCTCTTTTTTGTTAATTAAATTACAAAAAATAAGCTGATAAAGGTAAAAATTAGGTTATAATCACCAAAAATTCAGTAGTATTAATTAAGTTATTGTTAGCCAAACTACAATATAATAACAAAAAATCAAAAAGTAAATATTTACATATGCTAAACTAAAATTAAAATGAGTAAATTTTATCTTTTTTACATTTTCATAACTTTAATATAGAAATATTAACTTTCTTAATATAAACTTAACATTGGAGTGTTATTATTTATTAGTATGTGATAATTAAAAGGAAGGATTGGTATTATGTTTAACTTTTCACCTAAAAACGATAAGTTCTTTGATTTATTTATCGACTTTTCAGAATTAATTCAGGAGGCATCAAAGGAACTAGTAGGTTTCGCAAAAGACACAAATACTTTAGAAGAAAGAAGTTTGAAACTAAAAGATATTGAACACAAAGGTGATGATCTTGCGCATAGAATATTTGAAGAATTAAATAACAATTTCATTACACCTTTAGATAGAGAAGATATCTTAGTGATTACAAATAGGCTAGACGACGTAATTGATAATATTGAAGATTTAGCTGGAAGATATCTAATGTATAATATCAAAACTAGTAGAGAAAAAAGTTATAAAATGATTGAATTAATTGATAAAAGTGCAGTAAAATTACAAGAATTATTTGTAGCGCTTAAAGATTTTAAAAAGAATAATAATACTAAACAATCAATTGTGGAAATTAATCTTCTAGAAACAGAAGGAGATTTCGCTTATAGAGAAGCTATGAGAGAATTATTTACTACAGATGTAAAAGAAATAGAAATAATAGTATGGAAAGATCTTTATGAAAAATTAGAGAAAACTTTAGATTCTTGCGAGACTTTAGCTAACTTAGTTGAAGGAGTTGTAATGAAACATGTTTAATTCAGCATTAGTAATTACGAGTATTATAGTTATCCTTGCATTAGCTTTTGATTTTATAAATGGGTTTCATGATACAGCTAATGCTATCGCAAGTTCAGTTACTACAAGAGCATTATCTCCTCAAAAAGCTATACTTATGTCAGCATGCTTAAATTTTACGGGTGCTTTAATAAGTACAAAGGTAGCTACTACAATTGGAGGAGGAATAGTTTTCTCAGGAGGAGCACCAGAAAAAGTAGTACTAGCAGCTGTAATTGCAGCTATACTATGGAATTTGATAACTTGGTATTTCGGAATTCCAAGTAGTTCATCCCATGCATTAATTGGAGGCCTTATCGGAGCAGCAATAGCATTCTCAGGAACAGTACATATAATAAATTGGCCTACATTTCTTAAGAAAGTTGTTTTATGGCTTTTCTTATCACCAGTAATCGGATTTATAGTCGGATTTATAATAATGACATTAATTAATTGGATATTTAGAAGAGCAAAGCCAATGAAAGCAACAAAAGGATTTTTAAAAGCACAAGTATTCTCTGCAGCTTTTTTAGCATTTAATCATGGAAGTAATGATGCTCAAAAGTCTATGGGTATAATTTCTCTAGCTTTAGTTAGTGGAGGATATATAGAAACATTCCATGTACCTTTATGGGTAAAAATTGCATGTGCCGCAGCTATGGCATTAGGAACATCTATAGGTGGTTGGAAGATTATAAAGACTATGGGAAGTGGTATGGCAAAGTTAACTCCAGCTTCTGGTTTTGCAGCTGACTTATCAAGTTCTGCAGTTATATTTACAGCTACTATGTTAGATGCGCCAGTTAGTACAACACATATAGTTTCTACAGCAATAATGGGAGTGTCAGCATCTAAAAGATTATCAGCAGTAAGATGGGGAGTTGCCAAAAATATAGTATCAACTTGGGTATTAACAATACCATGTTGTGCAATCGTTGGAGGAATCATTTCCATAATAGTAACTAGGTTAATATAAAAAATAAAAACTCGGGTAACCGAGTTTTTTCTTTAATGATCTAAGAATTTTTCGAGTTTATTCATGTAACTTAATTTACTAACTTCAGATTTAGTAATTGTAACTTTAAAATTTGAATTTATATTTAGAAGTTGTTCTATAATAGAAAAAGCAGCTTCACCACCATTTCCACCTTGAGTGCAAAATAAGCTAATAGATTTAATGTCTTTTTTATAAAGATTAATAAAGGTTCTAATAGCAGGCGGTATCTTGGAAGCCCAGACAGGGAATCCTATTATAATATGCTTATAATCTTTTGGCTCTTTAGTAATTGGAGCAATCTTGGTTTCTTTCTCTTGCCTTGCCTCATATCCACTAATAATGAATTTAGTAAATCCTTTTCTTTTTTTCCAATCGATTATTTCCTCAACAGGACAATTTAATAGTTCTCCTAAATCTTTGGCTACGGTTTTAGTATTTTTTGTTCTTGAATAATAATAAATAATACTACTGTCACTTTCCATTGTAATCCCCCTAAACGTTTAACTAAAAATATTATACCAAAAAAATAATGACTAAAAAAGGATTTTGTGTTAATATAATTTATATGTAAAATATTTTGATTATCAAACTTTTTTATACGAAAATAATTGGAGGATTTTTATAATGAAAATTGAACCAAAATTTAGGGGATTTATATGTACTGCAGCCCATCCTTTAGGCTGTGAGGAAAATGTTAAAGAACAGATTGAATATGTTAAAGAAAAAGGTACCGTTAATGGAGCTAAAAATGTTCTAGTTATTGGTGCTTCAACAGGATATGGTTTATCATCAAGAATTGTATCAGCTTTTGGTGCTGGAGCAAATACTTTGGCAGTAAGTTTTGAAAAAGAATCTAATGGTAAAAGAACAGCAACTCCTGGTTGGTATAATACAAAAGCATTCGAGAAATTTGCAAAAGAATTAGGCGGATTTCATAAAAGTATTAACGGGGATGCTTTTTCAGATGAGATTAAAGAGCAAGTTATAAATGAAATAAAAAGTAATATGGGAAAAGTTGATTTAATAATATATTCACTAGCATCACCTAGAAGAACTGATCCTAAAACAGGAGAGGTATATAGTTCAGTAATTAAGACAATTGGTGAGAATTTTTCTGGTAATACTTTTGATTTTCTTACTTTTAAAATATCTAATGTAGAAGTTACAGCTGCTACAGAAAAAGAAATACATGACACAGTAAAAGTTATGGGTGGAGAAGACTGGAAGCTTTGGATTGAGGCATTAAAAGAAGCAGATGTTTTAGATACTGGCGTAAAGACTTTAGCTTATTCATACATAGGACCTAAATTAACTTATCCAATGTACAATGATGGAACAATTGGAATGGCTAAAAAGGATTTAGATATTAAGGCAAAAGAAATAAATGAATTATTAAGTGAAGTTGATGGAAAAGCTTACGTTTCAGTAAATAAAGGATTAGTTACTCAAGCGTCATCGGCTATACCAATAGTACCATTATATATTTCTGTACTTTATAAAGTAATGAAAGAAAAAGGAATACATGAAGGGTGTATAGAACAAATTTATAGGCTTTTCAGTGATAGAATTTATGGCGGGGATTTGCAATTAGATTCTGAAGGAAGAATAAGAATAGATGATTTAGAGCTTAGAGATGACGTTCAAAAGGAAGTTATTGAACGTTGGGAAAAAATAAATAGTGAAAATATAACAGAAATATCTGATGCAGAGGGATTTAGAGAAGAGTTTCTTAAATTATTTGGTTTTGGATTAAAGAATATTGATTATGATAAAGATGTAGAAATTTAAAATATATTGCTTTTTTTGCAAAAATAATATAACATACAATCAAAAGTGAATATAAACTTCAGTTCGTATATACATGGAAATATGGTCCAAGTGTCTCTAGAGATAACCTTAAATTATCTAGCTACGAACTTTAATATTGTATGTAGAACCTATGGGCTGGAGTAATAGCTTTTTCTTAAAATTTATAGAAAAAGAATACTTAAAAACCATAGGTTTTTATTTTTTGGAGGAAAGTTATGGAATTACTAAAAAAGAAGATTAGAGAAGAAGGAAAAGTTATTGGAGATAGCATTCTAAAAGTTGATGGTTTTATAAATCATCAAATGGATGTAAGATTATTCAATGAAATGGGGAAAGAATTTAAAGAAAGATTTAAAGGAGAAAGAATAGACAAGATACTCACAATCGAAGCTTCAGGAATAGGAATTGCAACTATAATTGCACAATATTTTGATTATGTGCCAGTAGTTTTTGCAAAGAAGTCATTAGCTTCAAATTTAGATAATGAGCTTTATCATTCTAATGTACATTCATTTACTAAAAATAAAGATTATGATGTGGTTGTAAGTAAGAGATTTATTAATAAGGGAGAAAGAGTTTTAATTATAGATGATTTTCTAGCAAATGGTTGCGCAGCCTGTGGATTAATAGATATTGTGAAACAAGGTGAAGCAGAGCCTGTGGCTGTTGGAATAATCATTGAAAAAGGATTTCAACCCGGAAGAAAGGTAATTGAAGACTTAGGAGTGAAAGTAGAATCTTTAGCCATTATAGATAAAATTGAAAATGGTCAGGTATTATTTAAATAAAATTTTTAAAATAAATCCTTAGCTATGAGTTGATGTAGAGCTAGGGATTTATTTTTTTAAAAAAATAATGTATAAAAGTGTTGATAAAATGAAACAATAAGCATATAATAATTATTAAATAAGAATAATTATCCAACATAAAATAAGGAGTTGATTTTAATGAGTGTAATTAAATATGTATTTTCAAAGGACTTTAGAAAAGAATATTCCAAGGATCTTAGGAATAAAGTCAACTTTGAATTCGATGCTAATGAGAAGGCTTATAGAAAAGATAGATAGATTAAAATAAGGCAGCCCATAAATGGGCTGTTTTATTTTACTTTTAGGCAATCTCTCATTTTTTTAATTATTTAACGCATGTAATATTCCATTACATAATCCTTCTGCCAATTTATTTTGATATTCCTGGTTGCTTAATAGCTTATCCTCTTCTGGATTAGACATAAAACCCATCTCTACTAATACTACTGGAACCTTTGACCAATTGAAGCCTGTTAGATCACTTCTTTCAGAAATACCACGATTACTCATACCAGCTGAAGCTATTAAATCATTTAGTATAGTTTCTCCGTACTTTCTGCTCACTGTACTTATATCTTTAGCATAACCAATTGGGGCTGGTACTAGCATTGAAGCACCTTTTACACTTCTGCTATTTACAGAATCGCAGTGAATTCTTATTGTTAAATTAGCATTATTATTATTTCCTATCTCTGCTCTCTCTATATTGCCAGGGCTTTCAATATCTTGAGTTTTGGTCATTATAACCTCAACTTGATTTTGTTCTAATAAAGCCTTAAGTTTTAATGATACATCCATAGTCACTACATATTCAGGTGTACCAGTTACTACTCCTTGTGCTCCCCCTGGATCTTTGATTTTCATGGTATTTGAATCAGGTGATATTTTTTCTTGTTCCCTATTTCCATTAGAGGAGTGACCAGGATCTATAACAACCTTTTTTTTAATTACAGGTGTATCCTTAATTATATCTTTGTTTTCTTCTTTAACGTTTTCATTTAATGTCTTAGTTTCTTCATTTGTTATTTCAACTTCGTCAGTTTGTTTTTCTAACCCCACTTCTTTTCTTTTATCTTTACAACTCGATAAAGAAAATAGGATTATTATACACAATATTCCAAGGATTAATTTTTTCATTAATATTTTTTCTCCCATTCCTGAATTAGCATATAATTGGCTATTTCATATTCATTTAAAGCCGAATCACTTCCATCATAATTTGGATTAGGAACATACCAACTTTTAGAGTTAAAATAATCCTTGAATTCATCCATCTTAAATACATAACCGTGACGTGCAAATATTTCGTTTCTAGCAATTGCTAATTCTTCTTTGCTTAACCACATTAAATCACCATCAGTTAGGTATCTTTTATAACTGTCTTCGAAGATATACTCATTAGAATTATTTGATACATTAGCAACTTGTTCTACTACTGATTTTACTTCTGTTGGAGTTCTTCCATCTTCGTAAATTTTGAACCATTTTTTTAAAATAGTTGAAGATGATGCTGTTAGATTATTTCCAACCACTTCATAAATACCATCTCTATCAATATCATCTGGCATTGTATAGTTATTAGCAATTACTGCACCTTTAAATATTATTTCTTTATTATCAAATCCAAAAACACTTGTACAAGATTCTCCAGAGCTATTACTGTAATGAATAAATGCTCCTTTTACTCCTTTAGCAAATTCATATACTCCTTGTATTTCTGAATTCCAATATTCACTAAATGTTTTAGTATCAACTACTTTATATTGTCCGTTGGTGATTTTATACAAGTCGAGTTTTGATACTGCACCATAATTGTAATTCATATTTTGCAAATGTATTATTTCATCAAAAGAATCTCCATCAAAATCATCATAGTAAACACCGTCATACTTCATAAGTAATCCTTTTGAATTTTCTAATCGCGTATTTGTTATCTTTGAAGAAATATTTAGCATAACATTGTCATAATTCACATTAGATTTAAAATCTCCGCCTAACTTATTTATCTCTACAAATTCTTTAATTATATCTTCATATCTGCCTTCAGCATAAAGTTTATTTATTCTATTTTCTTTAATCTCTCCAGCTATGCTTTGATATTCATCTTTAGATAATAAACTAGATACTTCTTTAAGTTTAGTTTCAGCAGTATCTATATCTGTTTTAGACATTTCAATTAGCGAATTTTTAAGTAAATCCTTAGCATTGCTTGTCTCTAGTGTTTTCACTGCATTTACTGCATAATCTATCTTTTTGGATGTTATTTCTGTG is a window encoding:
- a CDS encoding YARHG domain-containing protein; amino-acid sequence: MKFCTKCGSPISDDMKICPKCEQLTQNEIPDLDAKSKVMKRNLSKNNIPKKRSSNFTVKILIGLLLFLVVLVVVFFNKIKGEYYIYKYKNTEITSKKIDYAVNAVKTLETSNAKDLLKNSLIEMSKTDIDTAETKLKEVSSLLSKDEYQSIAGEIKENRINKLYAEGRYEDIIKEFVEINKLGGDFKSNVNYDNVMLNISSKITNTRLENSKGLLMKYDGVYYDDFDGDSFDEIIHLQNMNYNYGAVSKLDLYKITNGQYKVVDTKTFSEYWNSEIQGVYEFAKGVKGAFIHYSNSSGESCTSVFGFDNKEIIFKGAVIANNYTMPDDIDRDGIYEVVGNNLTASSSTILKKWFKIYEDGRTPTEVKSVVEQVANVSNNSNEYIFEDSYKRYLTDGDLMWLSKEELAIARNEIFARHGYVFKMDEFKDYFNSKSWYVPNPNYDGSDSALNEYEIANYMLIQEWEKKY